The following are from one region of the Ornithorhynchus anatinus isolate Pmale09 chromosome X1, mOrnAna1.pri.v4, whole genome shotgun sequence genome:
- the ANO8 gene encoding anoctamin-8 produces the protein MPETGAGGSQEGERGKRAQADGERDRAEPAAAAGVLDKLFGKRLLQAGRYIMSHKSWMKTVPTENCDVLMTFADTTDDHTLLWLLNHIRLGIPELIIQIRHHKHTRVYAFFVTATYESLLRGADEIGLRKPVKAEFGGGTRGFSCEEDYIYENIENELFFFTSQERQSIIRYWLENLRAKQGEALHNIHFLEGQPIIPELAARGVIQQVFPVHEQRILNRLMKSWVQAVCENQPLDEICDYFGVKIAMYFAWLGFYTSAMVYPAVFGSMLYTFTESDQTSRDICCVVFAIFNVIWSTLFLEEWKRRGAEFAYKWGTLDTPAESIEEPRPQFRGIKRISPVTNAEEFYYPPWKRLLFQLLVSLPICLACLSFVFLIMLACFQLQEFVLSVKGLPRLARFLPKITLALIVTACDEVYKKLAYWLNDMENYRLQSAYEKHLIIKIVLFQFVNSYLSLFYIGFYLKDMERLKEMLATLLITRQFLQNVKEVSQPHLYRRFKRGDLNLQAAWEMSRTLLRLLSQRYQAPHSPEPRPGEPGAGPPEPAAEEGGGKKCLNGRCGVPEEEEEEKQLRAAGEEDEAGKEVDEEEDEEEDEDEEEEEGLPDCGLKLKKVSFIERTERHSEPGSLGPESLLEEGSPTMVEKGMDPASVFELDEDEAEGPTGSPLREPRETTVTLRPRRRRRWQRRREEGPEEEEGPEEEEEEEQRRHKQNRASWIDPPDEDYSPQLTQAEVESCMKKYEDTFQDYQEMFIQFGYVVLFSSAFPLAAMCALVNNIIEIRSDAFKLCTGLQRPFGQRVESIGQWQKVMEVMGVLAIVVNCYLIGQCGQLQRLFPWLSPEAAIISVVVLEHFALFLKYLIQVAIPDIPAWVAEEMAKLEYQRREAFKKHERQAQHHYQQQQRRKREEEERQRHAEYHARKEREASRDEGRAEGAGQDPAPEKAPAKGKGGSAHSADKPKRPSSLLAGNNVLKLKQIIPLQGKFLSSGGGGGGGSGGTTHAGASVRSPQSPTADTKLPGFLSFKFLKSPEPKRDPERTQSPTKSFHPGKLFNFGGKSEGGGNGAGGQLRSEGPPSRSHLNGVAVEGSGEEPEIWAQEDSSSHKL, from the exons ATGCCCGAGACAGGAGCCGGGGGCTCCCAGGAGGGCGAACGGGGTAAACGCGCCCAGGCGGATGGAGAGCGAGATCGGGCCGAACCGGCTGCGGCGGCTGGAGTCCTGG ATAAGCTATTTGGGAAGCGGCTGCTGCAGGCTGGACGCTACATCATGTCCCACAAATCCTGGATGAAGACGGTGCCCACCGAGAACTGCGATGTGCTCATGACCTTTGCAG ACACAACCGATGACCACACGCTTCTCTGGCTCCTCAACCACATCCGCCTGGGCATCCCCGAACTCATCATCCAGATCCGCCATCACAAGCACACCCGCGTCTACGCCTTCTTCGTCACCGCCACCTATGAGAG CCTGCTCCGCGGGGCCGACGAGATTGGGCTGCGGAAGCCTGTGAAGGCTGAATTTGGGGGTGGGACCCGTGGCTTCTCCTGCGAGGAGGACTACATCTACGAGAACATCGAGAATGAACTTTTCTTCTTCACTTCCCAG GAACGACAGAGCATCATCCGCTACTGGCTGGAGAATCTGCGGGCCAAGCAGGGCGAGGCCTTGCACAACATCCACTTCCTGGAGGGCCAGCCTATCA TCCCCGAGCTGGCCGCCCGCGGAGTCATCCAGCAGGTGTTTCCCGTGCATGAGCAGCGGATCCTAAACCGGCTGATGAAGTCCTGGGTGCAGGCTGTCTGCGAGAACCAGCCCCTGG atGAGATCTGCGACTACTTTGGGGTGAAGATTGCCATGTACTTTGCCTGGCTGGGATTCTACACCTCCGCCATGGTGTACCCTGCAGTCTTCGGCTCCATGCTGTACACCTTCACCGAGTCGGACCAG ACCAGCCGGGACATCTGCTGCGTGGTCTTCGCCATCTTCAACGTCATCTGGTCCACCCTGTTCTTGGAGGAGTGGAAGCGTCGAGGGGCAGAATTTGCCTATAAGTGGGGCACCCTGGATACCCCGGCGGAGTCCATAGAGGAGCCACGGCCGCAGTTCAGG gGCATCAAGAGGATCAGCCCAGTGACTAATGCAGAAGAGTTCTACTATCCCCCCTGGAAGCGGCTGCTGTTCCAGCTGCTGGTCAGCCTCCCCATCTGCCTCGCCTGCCTCTCCTTTGTCTTTCTCATCATGCTGGCCTGCTTCCAGCTGCAG GAGTTTGTGCTGAGTGTGAAGGGGCTGCCCCGCCTGGCCCGCttcctgcccaagatcacgctgGCACTCATTGTCACCGCCTGCGACGAGGTCTACAAGAAACTGGCCTACTGGCTCAATGACATGG AGAACTACCGTCTGCAGAGTGCCTACGAGAAACACCTCATCATCAAAATCGTCCTG TTTCAGTTTGTAAATTCGTACTTGAGCCTTTTCTACATCGGTTTCTACCTCAAGGACATGGAGAGGCTGAAGGAG ATGCTGGCGACGCTGCTCATCACCCGCCAATTCCTCCAGAACGTCAAGGAGGTGTCCCAGCCCCACCTGTATCGCAGGTTCAAACGCGGTGACCTGAACCTGCAGGCCGCCTGGGAGATGTCCCGcaccctcctccgtctcctcagCCAGAGGTACCAGGCCCCCCACAGTCCTGAGCCCCGACCAGGAGAGCCGGGGGCTGGCCCACCCGAGCCGGCGGCCGAGGAGGGAGGCGGCAAGAAGTGCCTGAACGGAAGGTGTGGAGtcccagaggaggaagaagaggagaagcaactgcgggcggcaggggaggaggacgaggcgggcaaggaggtggatgaggaggaggacgaggaggaggacgaggacgaagaggaggaggagggtttgccAGACTGCGGGCTGAAGCTGAAGAAGGTGAGCTTCATCGAGAGAACGGAGAGGCACAGCGAGCCCGGCTCCCTGGGGCCTGAGAGCCTGCTGGAGGAAGGCAGCCCCACCATGGTGGAGAAGGGCATGGACCCGGCCTCCGTCTTTGAGCTAGATGAGGATGAGGCCGAGGGCCCTACGGGCAGCCCCCTGCGGGAGCCCAGGGAAACGACCGTCACTCTGAGGCCccgccggcggcggcggtggcagcggcggcgggaggaggggccggaggaggaggaggggccggaggaggaggaggaggaggagcagcggcggCACAAACAGAATCGGGCCTCCTGGATCGACCCCCCTGACGAGGACTATTCCCCGCAACTGACCCAAGCCGAAGTGGAGAGCTGCATGAAGAAATATGAG GACACGTTTCAGGATTACCAGGAGATGTTCATTCAGTTTGGCTACGTGGTCCTCTTCTCCTCGGCCTTCCCGCTGGCTGCCATGTGCGCCCTGGTGAACAACATCATTGAGATCCGCAGCGATGCCTTCAAGCTCTGCACCGGGCTGCAGCGGCCCTTCGGCCAGAGGGTCGAGAGCATCGGCCAGTGGCAG AAGGTCATGGAGGTCATGGGAGTTCTGGCCATCGTGGTTAACTGCTACCTGATTGGCCAGTGTGGCCAGCTGCAGCGTCTCTTCCCCTGGCTCAGCCCTGAGGCAGCCATCATCTCCGTGGTGGTGCTGGAG cacttcgcACTTTTCCTGAAGTACCTCATCCAGGTGGCCATTCCCGACATCCCTGCCTGGGTGGCTGAGGAAATGGCCAAGCTTGAGTACCAGCGCCGGGAGGCTTTCAAG AAACACGAGCGCCAGGCCCAGCACCACTACCAACAGCAGCAGCGGCGCaagcgggaggaggaagagcggcaGCGGCACGCCGAGTACCACGCCCGCAAGGAGCGGGAGGCCAGCCGGGATGAGGGCCGGGCCGAGGGTGCAGGGCAGGACCCGGCCCCCGAGAAGGCCCCGGCCAAGGGCAAGGGTGGCAGCGCCCACAGCGCCGACAAGCCCAAGCGGCCCAGCTCCCTGCTGGCCGGCAACAACGTCCTGAAGCTGAAGCAGATCATCCCTCTGCAGGGCAAGTTCTTgtcctcggggggtggggggggcggcggcagTGGCGGCACCACCCACGCGGGCGCCTCGGTCCGTTCACCCCAGTCCCCCACTGCTGACACCAAGCTGCCCGGCTTCCTCAGCTTCAAGTTCCTCAAGTCGCCCGAGCCCAAGCGCGACCCAGAGCGCACCCAGTCGCCCACCAAGTCCTTCCACCCAGGCAAACTCTTTAACTTCGGGGGCAAGTCCGAGGGCGGGGGCAACGGGGCGGGGGGCCAGCTCCGGTCCGAGGGCCCCCCCAGCAGATCCCATCTCAACGGGGTGGCCGTTGAGGGCAGCGGGGAGGAGCCTGAGATCTGGGCCCAGGAGGACAGCTCCAGCCATAAACTTTAA